DNA from Pelagibacterium nitratireducens:
TTTCGGGTCTCGCCGAAGGTCAGGCTGTCAGCTATGAGCTGGAAAATGGCCGTGACGGCAAGGCATCAGCAGTAAATCTGCAGGTTTCCTGACGATTTCGCCGGGGCTGAGTTTTCGGCCCCGGCCTTCAAGGTGAAACGCCAGTGATAAAGACACCTCTTGAGGTTGCCGAGAGCAAGGTCCGATCAATCTCGGTCACTGAAAAGAACGGGCAATTTGCGGCCATTCGCCAGGTCTTTCTGGATCGCGAGCGTAAATTGAGAGCCGTTCAGACGGCGCAGCGCCTTTATGACGGGGTGCGACCCGACAAGGGCGAATGACGCCGGAGAAAGCACAATGAAAACCAACATCGACGGATTTGATTATACGGCCAGCGCAGAACTTTATCCGGGCAAGCGCTCGACGCGGTTCCGCACGGTTCGCTACCGCCGCTTTGACAGCACGGCAAAGGCGTTGCGCTATCTTATGGAGGAAATGCCGTCCGAACTTCTGGCCGGCGCTATCCTTGAAACCGAGGAACGACGCTTCGGAGCCGATCAGATTACTGCGCTCTACAAGGACAAAGCCTACCCCTTGCCCAGAGCGTAACCCAAAAAAGGATGAAGCTGATGCATATGTTGAGCAAAGTGATCGCTTTTCCTGTTTCATCGAGACGCAGCGGACGCTTCAGCGCCGTCGCCTTTCCCCGTTTTGCCGTTGCGTTCGGTGACCGCGATACGGCTCCGCTGAGCATCGTCGCCCAACCCAATACTGCGTCCAGGCTACCGGCAGATGCACCGAGCGCGTCACCCTCACGCTGAGGCTTCCGAACCCGGTCCGGGATTTTCAGAAACCACGCAATGCCGCAGACACCCGATAGGTCGCCACAAGGCCGACCTGCGGACTGCTGAAAACGAAGGGCCGACAGGCCCTTTTTGTTTGGCTGGCTTTGTCCTGCCCTAGAAAATGCTGGTAATCATGCGGATCGAGGTGATGGCCAGAAATCCGGCAAAACACCAGCGCAGGGCCAGTTGCGGAATGGCGTGGGCCAGTTTGACGCCCAGCGGCGCCGTCAGCATGGATGTGGGAATGATGGCGACCAGGCCTGCCAGGTTGACATAGCCGAGCGAGAATGGCGGCAGACCGGATACGCCGAGACCGAACAGCGCATAGCCGATCGTGCCGGGGATGGCGATGATGAGCCCGATCGCTGCGGCGGTGCCGACTGCAAGCCGGATCGGATAGGTGAAAAAGGACAGGATGGGGACCGCCAGCGTCCCTCCGCCGATGCCCATCATCACCGAAATCAGCCCGATGGTCGTTGAAAGAATCTGCTTGAGTGGTGTGCCCGGCATGGGGCGGGGCTTTGCCAAGTCGGCCGGCTTGAAGGCCATGTTGATCGCCACAAGCGCTGCGATGGCGGCGAACACGAGCGTGAGCACGGTGCCCGAGACGTTGCCGCCGATCACCGTTCCCGCAACGACGCCAAAGGCGATCCAAGGTCCCCAGCTGCGCAGCAGGCTCGTATCGACGCTTCCGCGCTTCCAGTGCGAGCGCGCAGACATAAAGCCTGTAAAGATGATGGTGGCAAGTGAGGTGCCGACCGCAACGTGCATGCGCACGGTCTCGGATACATCGAGCGCCAGAAAGACAAAGAACAGCACTGGCACGATGACAATGCCGCCGCCGACGCCCAGAAGGCCCGATATGACGCCGGCGATTGCGCCGGTGGCCAGCAGGGTGACGAGCAGGAAAAGAGCCTGCCCCGGATCGACGTTCAACATATAGCTTTTGTCCCCTGATTGCCCGAAAATATGCGGAGCGCGCACATGGTCGCGCTCCGCCCGATCTCTATTAGACCACGTTGATCTTTATTTCACCTACCCCCTGGACGCTTGCCGCGATCATATCGCCGCGGGAGACGGCGCCGACGCCCGATGGGGTTCCGCTCATGATAATGTCGCCGGGCTGCAGGGCAAAAAAGCGCGAAAGGATCGAGATCATCTCTGGTACTTTCCAGAGCATCTGGTTGAGATCGCCTTGCTGGCGCGTTTCGCCATTGACCTTGAGGACAACCGCCCCCTGATCGGGGTGACCGATGCGGCTGGCAGGAACCAGCGGCCCACAAGGCGCCGAGGCCTCGAAGCTCTTGGCCACTTCCCAGGGACGCCCAAGCTTCTTGGCGTCGGCTTGCAGATCCCTGCGGGTCATATCAAGGCCCACGCCGTAGCCAAAGACGTGATCGAGAGCGTCTTCGACCGCGATATCGGTGCCGCCCTTGCCCAGAGCCACGATCATCTCGACCTCGTGGTGCACGTCGGAAGTTTCGGTGGGATAGGGGAAAGTGCCATCCGAAATCACCGCTCCGCCATGCTTGAAAAAGAAGAAAGGCGGCTCTTTGTCCGGGTCGTGGCCCATTTCAACGGCGTGGGCGGCATAGTTGCGGCCGATGCAGAAAATCCGGTTGACCGGGAAGACATCCGATGTGCCTTCGACCGGAAGGGTGGGGACCGGATTGGGGGCGACGACGAAGTTGGCGCCGGCGGGTTTAAGTGCACTCT
Protein-coding regions in this window:
- a CDS encoding sulfite exporter TauE/SafE family protein; this translates as MLNVDPGQALFLLVTLLATGAIAGVISGLLGVGGGIVIVPVLFFVFLALDVSETVRMHVAVGTSLATIIFTGFMSARSHWKRGSVDTSLLRSWGPWIAFGVVAGTVIGGNVSGTVLTLVFAAIAALVAINMAFKPADLAKPRPMPGTPLKQILSTTIGLISVMMGIGGGTLAVPILSFFTYPIRLAVGTAAAIGLIIAIPGTIGYALFGLGVSGLPPFSLGYVNLAGLVAIIPTSMLTAPLGVKLAHAIPQLALRWCFAGFLAITSIRMITSIF
- a CDS encoding fumarylacetoacetate hydrolase family protein; amino-acid sequence: MNESALKPAGANFVVAPNPVPTLPVEGTSDVFPVNRIFCIGRNYAAHAVEMGHDPDKEPPFFFFKHGGAVISDGTFPYPTETSDVHHEVEMIVALGKGGTDIAVEDALDHVFGYGVGLDMTRRDLQADAKKLGRPWEVAKSFEASAPCGPLVPASRIGHPDQGAVVLKVNGETRQQGDLNQMLWKVPEMISILSRFFALQPGDIIMSGTPSGVGAVSRGDMIAASVQGVGEIKINVV